One genomic window of Conger conger chromosome 7, fConCon1.1, whole genome shotgun sequence includes the following:
- the LOC133133666 gene encoding B-cell CLL/lymphoma 9-like protein isoform X4, which produces MHKENKLTNHGKQVISSAQSQVPNVNQQQPGPACNLGSKGVGAGNHGTKANQISPGNPGLKSASQSSSGVGGPLKGKTKRERSVSMDSGELRDALGPALEPDAKEGVMRSKRRCVLEKKQPYSGDEWCSGGDTEEEEEKPPAAPHRPGQSLPGPSPMGPISESAGPVVGRGMGPSLRSELASLPRPPQQVVYVFTTNLANRAAEAVIHGHADSILLFHQQNVPRTKLDQCVSSGKLPSLAEQLSSGTTPPTGTPKSQSGTPRPASVGGGAGGHQHPAGTPSSTGHPEDEALQPRPGGAPNSNSSGGPGPHPSGANPAAAGGRSGGPDGPGLLPQAGSGASPSTSPGAAPGGHLLGEAREGPRSTEGLSQEQLEHRERSLQTLRDIERLLLRGATGGPGDPAGPNGNPGAASANGNNIAAGNNGAGSLDGNAGRGGNPGNCNSNNAPLAPPPGGMKKYEEPLQSMISQTQSLGGPGMDEPHMGPHPGLPHLHNPSHPHPHPHPHHHPHLSPSGLDMGPLLGPDGLTPEQVAWRKLQEEYYQEKRRQQEMHPHHHHRMMADMGMMRAPPPPYHSKPGEPQWGPGPMMGGGGNGRLIDMHQEGPRGPRFLGQMQRGPPGGGGGSYPGGVLPMEAMGHQRPPRPGMGWPDDIIPPNMGGGGGGGGPFQGCYPPGGPPQHLQGDPDRLLPPQREELFRALEKRQLQGLHRMELDRLAKQQQGAFPNSGMGGGPPPPRGDPMDFPSSRGMMGSPMGGPPPGRELVEMNMNPNMNLGLQMSAQQQQQMMLVQKLRGVGPEGGEGMLTPEEISRIRAAQNGGGGGMLANKMISGGGGGPMPFPNQGPFPGGHPGGGYLPQEPGPDMFRPDQQGLSPMGGTSRLSHMPVNSGPRGTDLGPRCSSELSLNINPMGSPALPPPHQLKSPSLSQAPSPLMPSPSAPSLKSPQIPSTGPPPPPLPPATSGAGTPSSSIKSPQVMGASLGLHSPSGSPGHLKSPAMPIASPGWAASPKTALPSPGGPVGVKGTGNGGSSSTDTGPSLPPRSTNSTPISQPGSMNPSMPFNSSPDAPPSQNPLSLIMSQMSRYAMPSSTPLYHDAIKTIATSDDEMMPDRPMMPGANMAGNMGNHQSSQMLLTPQNSMGPHSGSQSPMGMVLHGQPQLSHDPSGPMLHSPNPMGMPGMNPAMMGGGGGGGPDGMGPCNISPMLPQNQMGAFPRMQPPPHGLLHSPNPGMPQQFHPSPEDVGIPHHQLHLLKGLSHQRGPHPQDPFPSMSMGDGPDLSDVIRPTPTGIPEFDLSRIIPSDKPSSTLQYFPKSEAMPGSGPNPHPHPHQGQQPPPPPPHLLKQHPSAGPPNSSAPSSNPHIANLQNMMAEQQLPPPQHPSHLEMRSGLGLPQGGPRGMGPGGGMGPMCHPGHMMGRTAMMSHSSLQQQHLHQQQQQQQQAMMANSLLHHPSHPHPHAHPHPAMMSPQPHPQNLMSQQSLMMMQAKQRGMAVHGDPYGQQGPMMGPPHPQAGMLGPQPGRQRGMPLEGPMRYGPGSMANMPF; this is translated from the exons ATGcacaaggaaaataaactaaCCAACCATGGCAAGCAAGTTATCAGCAGCGCCCAATCCCAGGTCCCCAATGTGAACCAGCAGCAGCCCGGACCTGCCTGCAACCTGGGGTCcaagggggtgggggcggggaaTCATGGGACCAAGGCCAATCAGATCTCCCCGGGAAACCCGGGGCTGAAGAGCGCCAGCCAATCGAGCAGCGGCGTTGGGGGGCCGCTGAAGGGCAAGAcgaagagggagaggagcgtGTCCATGGACTCCGGAGAGCTGAGAGACGCTCTGGGCCCTGCCCTCGAACCCGACGCCAAAG AGGGCGTGATGCGCAGCAAGCGCCGCTGCGTCCTGGAGAAGAAGCAGCCGTACAGCGGGGACGAGTGGTGCTCCGGCGGGGAcaccgaggaagaggaggagaagccGCCCGCCGCCCCCCACC GTCCCGGGCAGTCCctccctggcccctcccccatGGGCCCCATCAGCGAATCAGCCGGTCCTGTAGTGGGGCGTGGCATGGGGCCCAGCCTGCGCTCGGAGCTCGcctccctgccccgcccccctcagcAGGTGGTGTACGTCTTCACCACCAACCTGGCCAATCG TGCGGCGGAGGCGGTGATCCACGGCCACGCTGactccatcctcctcttccacCAGCAGAACGTCCCTCGCACCAAACTGGACCAG TGTGTCTCCAGTGGGAAGCTCCCCAGCCTGGCAGAGCAGCTGAGCTCAGGCACTACCCCTCCAACAGGCACCCCCAAATCCCAGAGTGGCACGCCCCGCCCAGcgtctgtgggagggggggccgGGGGTCACCAGCACCCCGCGGGGACCCCGTCCTCCACGGGCCACCCCGAGGACGAGGCCCTCCAGCCCAGACCCGGAGGGGCCCCCAACTCCAACAGCAGCGGCGGCCCCGGGCCTCACCCGTCAGGGGCCAACCCTGCAGCGGCAGGGGGCCGCTCCGGAGGGCCCGACGGGCCGGGACTGCTCCCCCAGGCCGGCTCCGGGGCCTCCCCGTCCACTAGCCCCGGGGCGGCCCCCGGTGGGCACCTCCTGGGCGAGGCGCGGGAGGGCCCCAGGAGCACGGAGGGGCTGTCCCAGGAGCAGCTGGAGCACCGGGAGCGGTCCCTGCAGACGCTGCGCGACATCGAGCGGCTGCTGCTCCGCGGGGCCACCGGGGGGCCGGGGGACCCCGCGGGCCCCAACGGGAACCCCGGCGCCGCGAGCGCCAACGGAAACAACATCGCCGCCGGCAACAACGGGGCCGGAAGCCTCGACGGCAACGCCGGGCGCGGCGGCAACCCCGGGAACTGCAACAGCAATAACGCGCCTCTGGCTCCCCCTCCTGGCGGCATGAAGAAGTACGAAGAGCCGCTGCAGTCCATGATCTCGCAGACGCAGAGCCTGGGGGGGCCGGGAATGGACGAGCCCCACATGGGGCCCCACCCGGGTCTGCCCCACCTGCACAACCCCTCCCACCCGCACCCGCACCCGcatccccaccaccacccccacctctcgcCCTCCGGCCTGGACATGGGGCCCCTGCTGGGGCCTGACGGGCTGACCCCCGAGCAGGTGGCCTGGAGGAAGCTCCAGGAGGAGTACTACCAGGAGAAGCGGCGGCAGCAGGAGATGCACCCGCACCACCACCACCGGATGATGGCCGACATGGGCATGATgcgggccccgcccccgccctacCACAGCAAGCCCGGCGAGCCGCAGTGGGGGCCGGGGCCCATGATGGGAGGGGGCGGGAACGGACGCTTGATAGACATGCACCAggaggggccccggggcccgagGTTCCTCGGACAGATGCAGAGAGGCCCCCCCGGTGGCGGGGGCGGGAGTTACCCTGGAGGAGTGTTACCCATGGAAGCGATGGGACACCAGAGGCCTCCCCGACCGGGTATGGGCTGGCCGGACGACATCATCCCCCCTAACATgggaggcgggggaggagggggcgggccGTTTCAGGGCTGCTACCCTCCGGGCGGACCGCCCCAGCACCTGCAGGGGGACCCCGACCGCCTCCTGCCCCCTCAGCGGGAGGAGTTATTCCGGGCGCTGGAGAAACGCCAGCTCCAGGGCCTCCACCGAATGGAGCTGGACCGACTGGCTAAGCAGCAGCAGGGCGCCTTCCCCAATTCCGGCATGGGCGGAGGTCCTCCCCCGCCCAGGGGCGACCCCATGGACTTCCCCAGCTCTCGAGGGATGATGGGGTCTCCGATGGGCGGGCCTCCCCCCGGGAGGGAGCTGGTGGAGATGAACATGAACCCGAACATGAACCTGGGCCTCCAGATGAGcgcccagcagcagcagcagatgatGCTGGTGCAGAAGCTACGTGGCGTGGGGCCGGAGGGAGGGGAAGGCATGCTGACCCCGGAGGAGATCTCTCGGATCAGGGCGGCGCAGAACGGCGGCGGGGGTGGGATGCTGGCCAATAAAATGAtctcaggagggggagggggacctATGCCGTTCCCCAACCAGGGCCCGTTCCCAGGGGGACACCCGGGGGGTGGGTACCTCCCTCAGGAGCCCGGTCCGGACATGTTCAGGCCCGACCAGCAGGGCCTGTCTCCCATGGGCGGGACATCCCGGTTGAGCCACATGCCCGTGAACTCTGGCCCAAGGGGCACTGACCTGGGCCCCCGTTGCTCCTCCGAACTCTCCCTCAACATCAACCCAATGGGCTCCCCGGCCCTGCCCCCTCCTCACCAGCTGAAGtccccctccctcagtcagGCGCCGTCCCCCCTGATGCCCTCACCGTCTGCTCCGAGCCTCAAATCCCCCCAGATCCCCTCAACCGGCCCGCCTCCACCCCCACTCCCGCCGGCCACGAGTGGCGCTGGGACCCCGTCGTCCTCTATCAAGTCTCCTCAAGTCATGGGCGCTTCCCTGGGGCTGCACTCTCCTTCCGGCTCTCCCGGGCATCTCAAATCTCCAGCCATGCCCATCGCTTCCCCTGGATGGGCGGCCTCTCCCAAGACCGCCCTGCCCAGTCCAGGTGGGCCGGTCGGGGTCAAGGGAACTGGCAATGGGGGAAGCAGCTCTACCGATACTG GCCCCTCGTTGCCGCCTAGGAGTACGAACTCAACTCCCATCAGCCAGCCTGGCTCCATGAATCCCAGCATGCCGTTCAACTCGTCTCCAGATGCCCCTCCGTCCCAGAATCCCCTGTCTCTTATCATGTCCCAGATGTCCAGATATGCCATGCCCAGCTCTACTCCCCTGTACCATGACGCGATTAAGACCATCGCCACCTCTGATGATGAGATGATGCCAGATCGGCCCATGATGCCTGGAGCCAACATGGCAG GAAACATGGGAAACCATCAGTCCTCCCAGATGCTCCTCACGCCCCAGAATTCCATGGGCCCCCACAGCGGGTCGCAGAGTCCCATGGGGATGGTCCTCCACGGTCAGCCGCAGCTATCCCACGATCCCTCTGGACCCATGTTACATTCCCCAAACCCCATGGGCATGCCCGGGATGAACCCGGCGATGATggggggcggaggaggggggggcccGGACGGGATGGGGCCTTGCAACATCTCCCCGATGCTTCCACAAAACCAGATGGGCGCCTTCCCCCGAATGCAGCCCCCTCCACACGGGCTCCTGCACTCCCcgaaccccgggatgccccAGCAGTTCCACCCGTCCCCTGAGGACGTGGGCATCCCACACCACCAGCTGCACCTCCTTAAGGGCCTGTCCCACCAGAGGGGCCCCCACCCCCAGGACCCCTTCCCCTCCATGTCCATGGGAGACGGGCCGGACCTGAGCGACGTCATCCGTCCCACGCCCACGGGGATCCCCGAATTCGACCTGTCCCGGATCATCCCCTCCGACAAGCCCAGCAGCACCCTGCAGTACTTCCCCAAAAGCGAGGCCATGCCCGGCTCGggccccaacccccacccccacccccaccagggCCAGCAgccccctccgcccccgcccCATCTCCTCAAGCAGCACCCGTCGGCGGGCCCGCCCAACAGCTCGGCCCCCTCCTCCAACCCCCACATCGCCAACCTCCAGAATATGATGGCGGAGCAGCAGCTGCCCCCGCCCCAGCACCCGTCCCACCTGGAGATGCGCTCGGGCTTGGGCCTGCCTCAGGGCGGGCCCCGGGGGATGGGGCCCGGAGGGGGCATGGGGCCCATGTGCCACCCGGGTCACATGATGGGCAGGACAGCCATGATGTCCCACAGTTCCttgcagcagcagcacctccaccaacagcagcagcagcagcagcaagccATGATGGCCAACagcctcctccaccacccctcccACCCGCACCCCCACGCCCACCCGCACCCAGCCATGATGTCGccccagccccacccacagAACCTCATGTCCCAGCAGAGCCTGATGATGATGCAGGCCAAGCAGCGGGGCATGGCTGTCCATGGGGACCCCTACGGCCAGCAGGGGCCCATGATGGGCCCCCCGCACCCACAGGCGGGCATGTTGGGCCCCCAGCCAGGCAGGCAGCGGGGCATGCCTCTGGAGGGCCCCATGCGCTATGGCCCCGGAAGCATGGCGAACATGCCCTTCTGA
- the LOC133133666 gene encoding B-cell CLL/lymphoma 9-like protein isoform X2: protein MHKENKLTNHGKQVISSAQSQVPNVNQQQPGPACNLGSKGVGAGNHGTKANQISPGNPGLKSASQSSSGVGGPLKGKTKRERSVSMDSGELRDALGPALEPDAKEGVMRSKRRCVLEKKQPYSGDEWCSGGDTEEEEEKPPAAPHRPGQSLPGPSPMGPISESAGPVVGRGMGPSLRSELASLPRPPQQVVYVFTTNLANRAAEAVIHGHADSILLFHQQNVPRTKLDQCVSSGKLPSLAEQLSSGTTPPTGTPKSQSGTPRPASVGGGAGGHQHPAGTPSSTGHPEDEALQPRPGGAPNSNSSGGPGPHPSGANPAAAGGRSGGPDGPGLLPQAGSGASPSTSPGAAPGGHLLGEAREGPRSTEGLSQEQLEHRERSLQTLRDIERLLLRGATGGPGDPAGPNGNPGAASANGNNIAAGNNGAGSLDGNAGRGGNPGNCNSNNAPLAPPPGGMKKYEEPLQSMISQTQSLGGPGMDEPHMGPHPGLPHLHNPSHPHPHPHPHHHPHLSPSGLDMGPLLGPDGLTPEQVAWRKLQEEYYQEKRRQQEMHPHHHHRMMADMGMMRAPPPPYHSKPGEPQWGPGPMMGGGGNGRLIDMHQEGPRGPRFLGQMQRGPPGGGGGSYPGGVLPMEAMGHQRPPRPGMGWPDDIIPPNMGGGGGGGGPFQGCYPPGGPPQHLQGDPDRLLPPQREELFRALEKRQLQGLHRMELDRLAKQQQGAFPNSGMGGGPPPPRGDPMDFPSSRGMMGSPMGGPPPGRELVEMNMNPNMNLGLQMSAQQQQQMMLVQKLRGVGPEGGEGMLTPEEISRIRAAQNGGGGGMLANKMISGGGGGPMPFPNQGPFPGGHPGGGYLPQEPGPDMFRPDQQGLSPMGGTSRLSHMPVNSGPRGTDLGPRCSSELSLNINPMGSPALPPPHQLKSPSLSQAPSPLMPSPSAPSLKSPQIPSTGPPPPPLPPATSGAGTPSSSIKSPQVMGASLGLHSPSGSPGHLKSPAMPIASPGWAASPKTALPSPGGPVGVKGTGNGGSSSTDTGPSLPPRSTNSTPISQPGSMNPSMPFNSSPDAPPSQNPLSLIMSQMSRYAMPSSTPLYHDAIKTIATSDDEMMPDRPMMPGANMAVFPATGTFRCSACSVGCMDSITRRNVSARLAVTTHLLSPTGNMGNHQSSQMLLTPQNSMGPHSGSQSPMGMVLHGQPQLSHDPSGPMLHSPNPMGMPGMNPAMMGGGGGGGPDGMGPCNISPMLPQNQMGAFPRMQPPPHGLLHSPNPGMPQQFHPSPEDVGIPHHQLHLLKGLSHQRGPHPQDPFPSMSMGDGPDLSDVIRPTPTGIPEFDLSRIIPSDKPSSTLQYFPKSEAMPGSGPNPHPHPHQGQQPPPPPPHLLKQHPSAGPPNSSAPSSNPHIANLQNMMAEQQLPPPQHPSHLEMRSGLGLPQGGPRGMGPGGGMGPMCHPGHMMGRTAMMSHSSLQQQHLHQQQQQQQQAMMANSLLHHPSHPHPHAHPHPAMMSPQPHPQNLMSQQSLMMMQAKQRGMAVHGDPYGQQGPMMGPPHPQAGMLGPQPGRQRGMPLEGPMRYGPGSMANMPF from the exons ATGcacaaggaaaataaactaaCCAACCATGGCAAGCAAGTTATCAGCAGCGCCCAATCCCAGGTCCCCAATGTGAACCAGCAGCAGCCCGGACCTGCCTGCAACCTGGGGTCcaagggggtgggggcggggaaTCATGGGACCAAGGCCAATCAGATCTCCCCGGGAAACCCGGGGCTGAAGAGCGCCAGCCAATCGAGCAGCGGCGTTGGGGGGCCGCTGAAGGGCAAGAcgaagagggagaggagcgtGTCCATGGACTCCGGAGAGCTGAGAGACGCTCTGGGCCCTGCCCTCGAACCCGACGCCAAAG AGGGCGTGATGCGCAGCAAGCGCCGCTGCGTCCTGGAGAAGAAGCAGCCGTACAGCGGGGACGAGTGGTGCTCCGGCGGGGAcaccgaggaagaggaggagaagccGCCCGCCGCCCCCCACC GTCCCGGGCAGTCCctccctggcccctcccccatGGGCCCCATCAGCGAATCAGCCGGTCCTGTAGTGGGGCGTGGCATGGGGCCCAGCCTGCGCTCGGAGCTCGcctccctgccccgcccccctcagcAGGTGGTGTACGTCTTCACCACCAACCTGGCCAATCG TGCGGCGGAGGCGGTGATCCACGGCCACGCTGactccatcctcctcttccacCAGCAGAACGTCCCTCGCACCAAACTGGACCAG TGTGTCTCCAGTGGGAAGCTCCCCAGCCTGGCAGAGCAGCTGAGCTCAGGCACTACCCCTCCAACAGGCACCCCCAAATCCCAGAGTGGCACGCCCCGCCCAGcgtctgtgggagggggggccgGGGGTCACCAGCACCCCGCGGGGACCCCGTCCTCCACGGGCCACCCCGAGGACGAGGCCCTCCAGCCCAGACCCGGAGGGGCCCCCAACTCCAACAGCAGCGGCGGCCCCGGGCCTCACCCGTCAGGGGCCAACCCTGCAGCGGCAGGGGGCCGCTCCGGAGGGCCCGACGGGCCGGGACTGCTCCCCCAGGCCGGCTCCGGGGCCTCCCCGTCCACTAGCCCCGGGGCGGCCCCCGGTGGGCACCTCCTGGGCGAGGCGCGGGAGGGCCCCAGGAGCACGGAGGGGCTGTCCCAGGAGCAGCTGGAGCACCGGGAGCGGTCCCTGCAGACGCTGCGCGACATCGAGCGGCTGCTGCTCCGCGGGGCCACCGGGGGGCCGGGGGACCCCGCGGGCCCCAACGGGAACCCCGGCGCCGCGAGCGCCAACGGAAACAACATCGCCGCCGGCAACAACGGGGCCGGAAGCCTCGACGGCAACGCCGGGCGCGGCGGCAACCCCGGGAACTGCAACAGCAATAACGCGCCTCTGGCTCCCCCTCCTGGCGGCATGAAGAAGTACGAAGAGCCGCTGCAGTCCATGATCTCGCAGACGCAGAGCCTGGGGGGGCCGGGAATGGACGAGCCCCACATGGGGCCCCACCCGGGTCTGCCCCACCTGCACAACCCCTCCCACCCGCACCCGCACCCGcatccccaccaccacccccacctctcgcCCTCCGGCCTGGACATGGGGCCCCTGCTGGGGCCTGACGGGCTGACCCCCGAGCAGGTGGCCTGGAGGAAGCTCCAGGAGGAGTACTACCAGGAGAAGCGGCGGCAGCAGGAGATGCACCCGCACCACCACCACCGGATGATGGCCGACATGGGCATGATgcgggccccgcccccgccctacCACAGCAAGCCCGGCGAGCCGCAGTGGGGGCCGGGGCCCATGATGGGAGGGGGCGGGAACGGACGCTTGATAGACATGCACCAggaggggccccggggcccgagGTTCCTCGGACAGATGCAGAGAGGCCCCCCCGGTGGCGGGGGCGGGAGTTACCCTGGAGGAGTGTTACCCATGGAAGCGATGGGACACCAGAGGCCTCCCCGACCGGGTATGGGCTGGCCGGACGACATCATCCCCCCTAACATgggaggcgggggaggagggggcgggccGTTTCAGGGCTGCTACCCTCCGGGCGGACCGCCCCAGCACCTGCAGGGGGACCCCGACCGCCTCCTGCCCCCTCAGCGGGAGGAGTTATTCCGGGCGCTGGAGAAACGCCAGCTCCAGGGCCTCCACCGAATGGAGCTGGACCGACTGGCTAAGCAGCAGCAGGGCGCCTTCCCCAATTCCGGCATGGGCGGAGGTCCTCCCCCGCCCAGGGGCGACCCCATGGACTTCCCCAGCTCTCGAGGGATGATGGGGTCTCCGATGGGCGGGCCTCCCCCCGGGAGGGAGCTGGTGGAGATGAACATGAACCCGAACATGAACCTGGGCCTCCAGATGAGcgcccagcagcagcagcagatgatGCTGGTGCAGAAGCTACGTGGCGTGGGGCCGGAGGGAGGGGAAGGCATGCTGACCCCGGAGGAGATCTCTCGGATCAGGGCGGCGCAGAACGGCGGCGGGGGTGGGATGCTGGCCAATAAAATGAtctcaggagggggagggggacctATGCCGTTCCCCAACCAGGGCCCGTTCCCAGGGGGACACCCGGGGGGTGGGTACCTCCCTCAGGAGCCCGGTCCGGACATGTTCAGGCCCGACCAGCAGGGCCTGTCTCCCATGGGCGGGACATCCCGGTTGAGCCACATGCCCGTGAACTCTGGCCCAAGGGGCACTGACCTGGGCCCCCGTTGCTCCTCCGAACTCTCCCTCAACATCAACCCAATGGGCTCCCCGGCCCTGCCCCCTCCTCACCAGCTGAAGtccccctccctcagtcagGCGCCGTCCCCCCTGATGCCCTCACCGTCTGCTCCGAGCCTCAAATCCCCCCAGATCCCCTCAACCGGCCCGCCTCCACCCCCACTCCCGCCGGCCACGAGTGGCGCTGGGACCCCGTCGTCCTCTATCAAGTCTCCTCAAGTCATGGGCGCTTCCCTGGGGCTGCACTCTCCTTCCGGCTCTCCCGGGCATCTCAAATCTCCAGCCATGCCCATCGCTTCCCCTGGATGGGCGGCCTCTCCCAAGACCGCCCTGCCCAGTCCAGGTGGGCCGGTCGGGGTCAAGGGAACTGGCAATGGGGGAAGCAGCTCTACCGATACTG GCCCCTCGTTGCCGCCTAGGAGTACGAACTCAACTCCCATCAGCCAGCCTGGCTCCATGAATCCCAGCATGCCGTTCAACTCGTCTCCAGATGCCCCTCCGTCCCAGAATCCCCTGTCTCTTATCATGTCCCAGATGTCCAGATATGCCATGCCCAGCTCTACTCCCCTGTACCATGACGCGATTAAGACCATCGCCACCTCTGATGATGAGATGATGCCAGATCGGCCCATGATGCCTGGAGCCAACATGGCAG TTTTCCCAGCAACTGGGACCTTCAGATGCAGTGCTTGCAGTGTGGGCTGCATGGACTCAATTACTCGCAGAAATGTGTCAGCTCGGCTTGCAGTCACCACCCACCTACTCTCTCCTACTG GAAACATGGGAAACCATCAGTCCTCCCAGATGCTCCTCACGCCCCAGAATTCCATGGGCCCCCACAGCGGGTCGCAGAGTCCCATGGGGATGGTCCTCCACGGTCAGCCGCAGCTATCCCACGATCCCTCTGGACCCATGTTACATTCCCCAAACCCCATGGGCATGCCCGGGATGAACCCGGCGATGATggggggcggaggaggggggggcccGGACGGGATGGGGCCTTGCAACATCTCCCCGATGCTTCCACAAAACCAGATGGGCGCCTTCCCCCGAATGCAGCCCCCTCCACACGGGCTCCTGCACTCCCcgaaccccgggatgccccAGCAGTTCCACCCGTCCCCTGAGGACGTGGGCATCCCACACCACCAGCTGCACCTCCTTAAGGGCCTGTCCCACCAGAGGGGCCCCCACCCCCAGGACCCCTTCCCCTCCATGTCCATGGGAGACGGGCCGGACCTGAGCGACGTCATCCGTCCCACGCCCACGGGGATCCCCGAATTCGACCTGTCCCGGATCATCCCCTCCGACAAGCCCAGCAGCACCCTGCAGTACTTCCCCAAAAGCGAGGCCATGCCCGGCTCGggccccaacccccacccccacccccaccagggCCAGCAgccccctccgcccccgcccCATCTCCTCAAGCAGCACCCGTCGGCGGGCCCGCCCAACAGCTCGGCCCCCTCCTCCAACCCCCACATCGCCAACCTCCAGAATATGATGGCGGAGCAGCAGCTGCCCCCGCCCCAGCACCCGTCCCACCTGGAGATGCGCTCGGGCTTGGGCCTGCCTCAGGGCGGGCCCCGGGGGATGGGGCCCGGAGGGGGCATGGGGCCCATGTGCCACCCGGGTCACATGATGGGCAGGACAGCCATGATGTCCCACAGTTCCttgcagcagcagcacctccaccaacagcagcagcagcagcagcaagccATGATGGCCAACagcctcctccaccacccctcccACCCGCACCCCCACGCCCACCCGCACCCAGCCATGATGTCGccccagccccacccacagAACCTCATGTCCCAGCAGAGCCTGATGATGATGCAGGCCAAGCAGCGGGGCATGGCTGTCCATGGGGACCCCTACGGCCAGCAGGGGCCCATGATGGGCCCCCCGCACCCACAGGCGGGCATGTTGGGCCCCCAGCCAGGCAGGCAGCGGGGCATGCCTCTGGAGGGCCCCATGCGCTATGGCCCCGGAAGCATGGCGAACATGCCCTTCTGA